A portion of the Tiliqua scincoides isolate rTilSci1 chromosome 3, rTilSci1.hap2, whole genome shotgun sequence genome contains these proteins:
- the NPAT gene encoding protein NPAT isoform X2, protein MSPGKRKSDSQKKKSTVSSGPQSSNSCLQDSLTVEEENSPMEEENETQELIDGNLPQLIIENAREKILSNKCLQEKLAENINKFLGSDGNISQTTKQVDSGPAIQESSIDEFFGLQQGEIHMTEEAIQEILEQTESDPAFQGVFDMFDFGKTKGSRNASQGIPTQNGSVENAILEEEQHLEALESYIATKEISDNSQETLSYTSDHSKESACVVTDCHDSDGTSEEHLKTQNVIAGDFTTDSKVRSESDLVETGVDNQSTQHKISLVSEQNPISDPDFSEHNIGSYNKPETTARDCRTDKDLLCQDDQNLPSLPFDQLDMPQNSLSGTDECCSLRNHMLPEKTNVKLLSPLRSSQTEREIHKKMNVALSSHSADSSKNLEQTTEALSVFSLLGQQNHNSHNHFNCQEQDKLESASATTTVVNASDPDAVQVQLEIVDTSNSPHSDDQPTLLESCSKDSNQKSQGSEITQIEMQERSSSTKGDTDSLFLSSENEGHTETSENNPTICHSLPELLGESGRGNKKTEGVSASSQASDVDASNIVSLKIIISDDPFISSDAELNNAISSITEENLPTIILSSPAKSPAKVAGPSRHLTSEEVERTEDSALVEQNLLVLRPQESVVSTLNVQNEECAVLSIAGTSNVAKDGGFIQLMPATSTSFGNPNSIYIATCVTEPTTLNTNVTPSNFVMLPGSSTSLASQVPAPQQLRTPPRTNNLFAMNPPMSPNFSQGSAIIIASPVQPVLQGMVGMIPVSIMGQNGNTFSDPSRQILHMPVQTSLGSGGVPKLPLPPKSQRIPRSKSNAGKLLPVGSESVNRPGSRVQRIGNSDRNAGVDLKKKEAAAVKTTTSSKQNETHRRVLCFDSTLPTPVGSTPASQKERNEKSLPSRSSPNTVPSSAKIQSNKRERERTLPRILCKPDLTGKNSAVKETQSERKNSGPGLASDVLRKQTANKENELERNTDKKASNQEVATLSNSQQNISLHNEKNSSLAQELTKKQGLQSNANNKNSALSPKEPKKDQTKSPNQTHCLTSPLTKQAVEMLHDIQRNSPASKLPESGDLPVPRTPSGTGERHSDDTFDIIKTPTCRRYSEDSTTPRTMVPPATPDLPACSPASETSSENSVSMAAHTLMILSRAAIARTSTATPLKDNTQQFRSLRSAAKKRKQEDLVECEKNSRTASKKDLQNFTIPMKKKKVKKKLPISFPAGMDVDKFLLSLRYDE, encoded by the exons ATGTCTCCTGGAAAACGAAAAAG tGACTCCCAGAAGAAAAAAAGTACTGTATCATCTGGGCCACAGTCTTCCAACAGTTGTTTACAAGATTCTCTAACAGTGGAAGAAGAAAACTCGCCCATGGAAGAAGAAAATGAGACACAAGAACTTATAGATGGCAACCTTCCT CAATTGATTATTGAAAATGCCAGAGAGAAAATTCTGAGCAACAAATGTCTTCAGGAGAAGCTGGCTGAAAATATTAACAAATTCTTGGGCAG TGATGGCAATATTTCACAGACCACAAAGCAGGTGGACAGTGGCCCTGCAATACAAGAGTCTTCAATTGATGAATTCTTTGGTCTTCAG CAGGGTGAAATTCACATGACTGAAGAAGCCATCCAGGAGATTCTGGAGCAAACAGAGTCCGATCCAGCATTTCAAGGAGTGTTTGACATGTTTGATTTTG GCAAAACCAAGGGCAGTAGAAATGCTTCTCAAGGTATTCCAACTCAGAATGGAAGTGTAGAGAATGCAATTTTGGAAGAAGAACAACACCTAGAAGCACTTGAAAGCTATATTGCCACAAAAGAAATCA GTGATAATTCTCAAGAGACTCTGTCTTACACAAGTGATCATTCAAAAGAGTCAGCTTGTGTTGTAACTGATTGCCATGATAGTGATGGAACCTCAGAAGAACATCTGAAAACGCAAAATGTAATAGCTGGAGATTTCACAACAGACTCTAAAGTGAGAAGTGAAAgtgacttggttgaaacaggagTGGATAACCAAAGTACGCAACATAAAATTAGCTTAGTATCTGAGCAAAACCCAATCTCTGACCCAGACTTCAGTGAACACAATATAGGATCTTACAACAAACCAGAGACAACAGCAAGAGACTGTAGAACAGATAAAGACCTATTATGTCAAGATGATCAGAACTTACCTAGTTTGCCTTTTGATCAATTGGATATGCCACAGAATTCCCTCTCTGGTACAGATGAGTGTTGCTCATTACGAAATCATATGCTGCCGGAAAAGACAAATGTAAAATTGCTCTCTCCTCTGAGATCTAGTCAGACGGAGAGGGAGATACATAAGAAGATGAATGTAGCCCTCTCTAGCCATTCAGCAGATTCAAGTAAAAATCTGGAGCAGACAACAGAAGCATTGTCTGTATTTTCTCTACTTGGCCAGCAAAACCACAACAGTCATAATCACTTTAATTGTCAAGAACAGGATAAATTAGAATCGGCATCTGCTACAACAACTGTGGTGAATGCTTCTGATCCAGATGCTGTACAAGTCCAACTTGAAATTGTAGATACTTCTAATAGTCCTCATTCAGATGATCAGCCTACACTCCTAGAATCTTGCTCAAAAGACTCAAACCAGAAATCTCAAGGTTCTGAAATCACACAAATAGAAATGCAGGAACGATCATCTTCTACAAAAGGTGACACTGATAGCTTATTTCTGTCTTCTGAAAATGAGGGACATACAGAAACATCGGAAAATAATCCCACCATATGCCATTCTCTGCCAGAACTATTGGGAGAATCAGGTCGTGGGAacaaaaaaactgaaggtgtTTCAGCTAGCAGTCAAGCTTCAGATGTAGATGCCTCCAATATAGTTTCCCTGAAAATCATTATAAGTGATGACCCATTCATTTCATCAGACGCTGAGTTGAACAACGCCATTTCCAGCATTACTGAAGAAAATTTGCCAACTATAATATTATCTTCGCCAGCTAAATCACCAGCCAAGGTGGCAGGACCATCGAGACATTTAACTTCAGAAGAGGTTGAAAGAACGGAGGATTCAGCTTTGGTAGAACAGAATTTGCTCGTCCTCCGACCTCAGGAGTCTGTTGTGAGTACACTAAATGTACAGAATGAAGAATGTGCTGTTCTATCCATTGCTGGGACATCAAATGTTGCCAAGGATGGGGGATTTATACAACTAATGCCAGCTACCAGCACATCTTTTGGCAACCCCAACAGCATCTATATTGCTACATGTGTGACTGAGCCAACAACTTTGAATACAAATGTCACTCCATCCAATTTCGTCATGTTGCCTGGAAGTTCTACATCTCTTGCATCACAGGTTCCAGCACCACAACAGTTAAGGACTCCTCCTAGAACAAACAACTTGTTTGCCATGAACCCTCCaatgtctccaaacttttcacaGG GTTCAGCCATTATAATTGCGTCTCCAGTACAGCCTGTGTTGCAAGGAATGGTGGGAATGATTCCTGTGTCTATCATGGGACAAAATGGAAATACATTCTCAGATCCTTCCCGACAG ATTCTGCACATGCCTGTACAGACTTCTTTGGGTAGTGGAGGTGTTCCTAAGCTACCTCTCCCTCCCAAATCTCAGAGAATCCCAAGAAGTAAGTCAAATGCAG GAAAACTGCTGCCTGTTGGATCTGAATCTGTAAATCGTCCTGGTTCTCGAGTGCAAAG aattGGAAATTCAGACAGAAATGCTGGTGTTgacttgaaaaagaaagaggcGGCTGCTGTTAAGACAACTACCAGTTCCAAACAAAATGAAACCCACAGAAGAGTGCTCTGTTTTGATAGCACTCTGCCCACTCCAGTAGGAAGCACTCCAGCATCGCAGAAGGAAAGGAATGAAAAGTCCTTGCCCTCTAGGAGCTCTCCCAACACTGTGCCTTCATCTGCTAAAATTCAGTCCAAcaaaagagagcgagagagaacCTTGCCTCGAATTCTATGCAAGCCTGATCTTACCGGCAAAAATTCTGCTGTGAAGGAAACCCAGTCTGAGAGGAAAAATTCAGGTCCAGGACTGGCATCCGATGTGTTAAGAAAGCAGACCGCAAATAAAGAGAATGAATTAGAAAGGAACACTGACAAAAAAGCCTCAAATCAAGAGGTGGCAACTCTGTCCAACAGCCAACAAAACATTAGTCTTCATAATGAGAAGAACAGTTCCTTGGCACAAGAACTGACTAAAAAACAGGGACTTCAGTCTAATGCAAATAACAAAAATTCAGCTTTGTCTCCAAAGGAGCCAAAGAAAGACCAAACAAAATCTCCCAACCAAACCCATTGCTTGACCAGTCCGTTAACTAAACAAGCTGTGGAAATGCTACATGACATTCAGAGGAATAGCCCTGCTAGTAAGCTGCCTGAGAGCGGGGACTTGCCAGTACCACGTACACCTTCAGGAACGGGGGAGAGACACTCGGATGATACTTTTGATATAATAAAGACTCCAACGTGTAGACGGTACAGTGAAGACAGTACGACCCCAAGGACTATGGTCCCTCCTGCTACTCCTGACTTGCCGGCCTGCAGTCCAGCGAGTGAAACAAGCAGTGAAAACAGTGTTAGCATGGCTGCTCACACATTGATGATACTTTCACGAGCAGCTATTGCAAGGACTAGTACAGCTACTCCTCTTAAAGACAATACGCAACAGTTTAGGTCTTTAAGAAgtgcagcaaaaaaaagaaagcaggaaGACTTAGTTGAGTGTGAGAAAAATTCCCGGACTGCCAGTAAAAAAGATCTTCAGAATTTTACAATaccaatgaaaaagaagaaagtaaAG AAGAAGCTGCCAATTTCCTTTCCTGCGGGAATGGATGTGGATAAGTTTTTATTATCATTGCGTTATGATGAATAA